One genomic region from Candidatus Zixiibacteriota bacterium encodes:
- a CDS encoding transposase, whose amino-acid sequence MTNIRRYHRKDDLIFLTHVTHERMPILLDNSDLLLDSLARHTKTWSAEVLAWVILPDHFHLLLDIRQSELSSLMRKVKLSFSAGYRIRQALDRGRVWQNRFYDHIIRDADDLNRHIDYIHYNPVKHGLVHKPIEYAASSLGDFSARGYYSRDWGEHFKIDTTIEYGE is encoded by the coding sequence ATGACTAACATCAGGCGATACCACCGGAAGGACGATCTGATCTTTCTAACGCATGTGACCCATGAGCGCATGCCTATCCTTCTGGATAATTCGGACCTGTTGCTCGATTCACTGGCGAGACACACAAAGACCTGGTCAGCAGAGGTTCTCGCATGGGTGATCCTTCCGGATCATTTCCATCTGCTACTTGACATCAGGCAGAGCGAGCTGTCATCGCTTATGCGGAAGGTCAAATTGAGTTTTTCTGCTGGTTATCGCATACGTCAAGCACTTGATCGCGGTAGAGTCTGGCAAAACCGGTTTTACGATCATATTATCCGTGACGCAGATGACCTGAACAGGCATATCGATTACATCCATTACAACCCGGTCAAACATGGATTGGTCCATAAGCCAATAGAATATGCCGCGTCATCGCTTGGTGATTTTAGTGCTCGCGGTTATTATTCGCGTGACTGGGGGGAGCACTTCAAAATAGACACTACTATCGAATACGGGGAGTAG